A window of Thermodesulfovibrionales bacterium contains these coding sequences:
- a CDS encoding phosphotransacetylase family protein, producing MKKIFILSLQPFAGKTFLSIGLLDKLIEKGFSTGYIKPMGLTPQLIGESVYDADAVLIKELFKFKEPLDVMSPFVITYETIKYLLQGRLTDIKEKITNSIAHFSGKDIIIISGAGNLFTGTVLGIDSLSLVKETGAMVIAVENFSGDSTIDNLAGIKKLFEERFLGAVINRIPPNTISYVNENIKTFLEKRGIRLFGLFTKDEVLESITVRDLVSILNARVLCCEDRLDELVEHFTVGAMDVDNALRYFRRIPNKAVITGAHRADIQLAAMETSTKVIILTGGMTTNDVVIARAISKGIPLLSVEHDTFTTVDKIEFMLGKVRIKEPQKIERLREMFDRNFDIDGLLKELR from the coding sequence ATGAAAAAGATTTTTATCCTCTCTCTACAGCCCTTTGCTGGAAAGACCTTCCTCAGTATAGGACTTCTTGATAAATTAATTGAGAAAGGTTTCAGCACAGGCTATATCAAACCAATGGGACTAACACCCCAGCTGATTGGAGAATCTGTTTATGATGCAGATGCTGTGTTAATAAAAGAGCTCTTTAAATTTAAAGAACCCCTGGATGTAATGTCTCCCTTTGTAATAACCTATGAGACCATAAAATATCTCCTTCAGGGCAGGCTGACTGACATAAAGGAAAAAATTACAAACTCAATTGCTCACTTTAGCGGTAAAGATATCATCATAATCAGCGGAGCAGGAAATCTTTTCACAGGAACTGTTCTCGGTATAGATTCGCTCAGTCTTGTTAAAGAGACCGGCGCCATGGTTATTGCAGTTGAGAATTTTTCTGGTGACTCAACAATTGATAATCTGGCAGGCATCAAAAAACTTTTTGAAGAAAGGTTTCTGGGTGCTGTTATAAATAGAATCCCTCCTAACACTATTTCATATGTAAATGAAAATATTAAAACCTTTCTTGAAAAAAGGGGGATCAGACTATTCGGACTTTTTACAAAGGATGAAGTTCTTGAATCCATCACAGTTAGGGATCTAGTTAGCATTCTCAATGCCCGAGTATTATGCTGTGAGGACAGACTTGATGAACTTGTAGAACACTTTACTGTTGGAGCAATGGATGTGGATAATGCTCTAAGGTATTTCAGAAGAATTCCCAATAAGGCTGTCATCACAGGCGCTCACAGAGCAGACATCCAGCTTGCTGCCATGGAGACTTCCACAAAGGTTATAATATTAACCGGTGGAATGACCACAAATGACGTGGTGATAGCAAGGGCTATCTCAAAGGGTATTCCCCTTCTATCTGTGGAGCATGATACCTTTACCACGGTGGACAAAATAGAATTTATGCTTGGCAAAGTAAGAATCAAAGAACCCCAAAAGATAGAGAGGCTAAGGGAAATGTTTGATAGGAACTTTGATATAGATGGTTTACTGAAGGAGCTGAGATGA
- a CDS encoding thymidine phosphorylase, translating into MTAYELIKKKRDGEKLSREELEFLIRGYTEGRIPDYQISAFLMAVYFQGMSDEETFNLTDIMLRSGRIFDLSFIEGVKIDKHSTGGVGDKVSIILAPLLASAGIIVPMISGRGLGHTGGTADKLESIPGFRVNQSYTEFVDTVEKIGFAMATQGPEIAPADGRLYSLRDVTATVDSIPLIASSIMSKKLAEGIDGLVLDIKCGSGAFMKDTDKARKLAELMVTIGNKYGVKTVALITDMSEPLGKTVGNSLEIKESILALRGKWPEDLKEVTLNLGAWALWIRDKISGNETREINEYIKFLEGLIEDGSAFSRFVELLKAQGGNPEIAFRQGLLPSARFQEHILSPEEGYISALDAELVGGAAVLLGAGRRTKEESIDHAAGIVLNKKVGDFVKKGEPLAIMHFNKQDSFEEAKALYIKALKFSSEPPGQRKKIIEVII; encoded by the coding sequence ATGACAGCCTATGAGCTCATAAAAAAGAAGCGGGATGGAGAAAAACTGTCAAGGGAAGAGCTTGAATTTCTCATAAGGGGTTATACTGAAGGCAGAATACCTGATTATCAGATATCAGCCTTCCTAATGGCAGTATATTTTCAGGGAATGAGCGATGAGGAGACCTTTAATCTCACAGATATAATGCTCAGGTCAGGAAGGATCTTTGACCTTTCCTTCATAGAAGGAGTAAAGATAGATAAACATTCAACAGGTGGAGTTGGTGATAAGGTAAGCATAATACTTGCACCGCTTCTTGCATCAGCAGGAATAATCGTTCCAATGATCTCTGGAAGGGGACTGGGCCATACAGGAGGAACAGCAGATAAACTTGAATCCATACCAGGCTTCAGAGTAAATCAATCATATACTGAATTTGTTGATACAGTAGAGAAGATTGGTTTTGCTATGGCAACACAGGGCCCCGAGATAGCCCCTGCAGATGGAAGGCTTTACAGCCTGCGGGATGTAACAGCAACAGTAGATTCAATACCTTTAATAGCATCAAGCATCATGTCAAAAAAACTTGCTGAAGGCATTGATGGACTCGTTCTTGACATAAAGTGTGGCTCTGGAGCCTTTATGAAGGATACTGATAAAGCAAGAAAGCTCGCAGAGCTAATGGTTACAATAGGTAATAAATACGGTGTAAAGACAGTAGCTCTAATAACTGACATGTCAGAGCCTCTGGGAAAGACAGTCGGTAACAGTCTTGAGATAAAGGAATCTATCCTTGCCCTCAGGGGTAAATGGCCTGAGGACTTAAAAGAGGTTACTTTAAATCTTGGAGCCTGGGCCCTCTGGATAAGGGATAAAATCTCAGGAAATGAAACCAGAGAAATTAATGAATATATAAAATTCCTTGAAGGTTTAATAGAAGATGGCTCTGCCTTCAGTAGGTTTGTTGAACTCCTCAAAGCTCAGGGAGGAAATCCTGAGATTGCCTTCAGACAGGGACTTCTTCCTTCAGCAAGATTTCAGGAACATATCCTTTCACCAGAAGAAGGCTATATTTCAGCCCTTGATGCAGAGCTTGTTGGAGGCGCAGCAGTGCTGCTTGGAGCAGGAAGAAGAACCAAAGAAGAAAGCATTGACCATGCAGCAGGTATAGTTCTCAATAAAAAAGTAGGTGATTTTGTAAAAAAAGGAGAACCCCTTGCCATAATGCACTTTAATAAACAGGATAGCTTTGAAGAGGCTAAAGCCCTTTACATAAAGGCACTTAAATTCAGTTCTGAACCTCCAGGGCAAAGAAAAAAGATAATCGAAGTTATAATATAA
- a CDS encoding FAD-dependent oxidoreductase codes for MAEELYDVVIIGGGPAGLTAGQYAARAGLRTVILDKSASAGALAFASVVENYPGVGPISGKELLDIFREQAIGFGAEYIETQVIGVNLTGEIKESYTMDRTYRSKAVIIATGAMGRKPTIKGEAEFLGRGVSYCAVCDAAFFKGKTVCVLGDSEEALKEAGYLTRFAETVYLISPSSKLKVDKDNPNLRIPNLKIMLGYTASQIDGNEVVERIRLRNAEGKEENLKLSGVFVYLHGSRPIVDFLQGTLELGDDECITTNKMMETSIPGVFAAGDVTCTEVRQVVIAAAHGCIAALSAEKYITHRKRRRYDWAKSRDE; via the coding sequence ATGGCAGAGGAATTATATGATGTAGTAATTATTGGTGGAGGCCCAGCAGGACTAACAGCAGGACAGTATGCAGCAAGGGCTGGACTAAGGACAGTTATACTTGATAAATCAGCATCAGCCGGAGCACTTGCTTTTGCATCAGTAGTAGAGAATTATCCTGGTGTTGGTCCAATATCAGGAAAGGAGCTTCTTGATATATTCAGGGAACAGGCAATAGGCTTTGGTGCTGAATATATAGAGACACAGGTAATAGGAGTGAATCTCACCGGAGAAATCAAAGAGTCCTACACAATGGACAGAACATACAGGTCAAAGGCTGTGATAATAGCAACTGGTGCCATGGGAAGAAAACCCACAATCAAGGGAGAGGCAGAATTCCTCGGCAGAGGAGTGAGTTACTGTGCTGTTTGTGATGCAGCCTTTTTTAAGGGAAAGACTGTATGTGTCCTTGGAGATTCAGAAGAAGCTTTAAAAGAGGCTGGTTATCTAACACGCTTTGCCGAGACAGTTTATCTTATATCACCATCTTCTAAGCTCAAAGTTGACAAAGACAATCCCAACCTCAGGATACCTAATCTCAAGATCATGCTGGGATACACAGCTTCACAGATAGATGGGAATGAGGTTGTTGAAAGAATAAGACTAAGAAATGCTGAAGGTAAAGAAGAGAATCTTAAACTTTCTGGAGTATTTGTCTATCTCCATGGCTCAAGACCGATAGTGGACTTCCTTCAGGGAACCCTTGAGCTCGGTGATGATGAATGTATAACAACAAACAAGATGATGGAGACCTCTATCCCTGGCGTATTTGCAGCAGGAGATGTTACCTGTACAGAGGTCAGACAGGTAGTAATAGCAGCAGCCCATGGCTGCATTGCAGCACTTTCAGCTGAAAAATAT